Genomic DNA from Candidatus Neomarinimicrobiota bacterium:
GAGGTCGGCGCAGGTTTGCAGCAGGCCCAGACGTGGATCGCCAGCGCTCTGCGAGCAGGTAACAAAAGTTCCGCTGATAGCATTAGAATTATGATAAGGATGCGTGGAATGTCCACTGCCCTGTCATCGCCACGGACAATTGGAAAATAATGAAGAAGGAGGTATTTTAAAGATGGCAGACTTCGTGAAGAACCGCTATCTGTTAATCACCGTCGCGCTGGTGTTAGCTCTTACGCTTCTGGTAGGCAATTTCCTTGCCCCGCTGTCCCTTCCGGCAGGGGAGAAAATCGCCTCTGCTATAGAAGCCACACCAACACCCAACCCACTCCCCTTGGATCTTGGTGGCACGGAAGAGGAAAAGCTGTTGACGGCCATTTACCGCCAGGTCATCGCCTCAGTGGTCAATATCACTGTGGTCAAACGAGTGGAGGTGGCTCCAGGTCTCCCTGGCTTTCCACCAATACCGGGGTTGCCCTCCATCCCGCGCTCGCCGGAGGAGTTCTATCAGGAAGGTCAGGGTTCCGGCTTTGTCTGGGATGAACAAGGCCACATTGTCACTAATAACCATGTGGTGGAGGAGGCCGACACGGTGGAGGTCATCTTCTGGGATGACACGGTTGTTAGAGCGGAGGTGGTCGGCACCGACCCCGACAGCGACTTGGCCGTGATCAAAGTGGACCCCGCCGAAGTCGAATTGCACTCGGTAACCCTGGGCGATTCCGATGCCCTGGCCGTAGGGCAGATGGCCATCGCCATCGGCAACCCCTTTGGCCAGGCGGGCACTATGACCCATGGCATCATCAGCGCGCTGGGGCGCACCTTCCGGCCCGGCGGCAGCCCCTTCGCCATCCCGGAGATGATTCAGACCGATGCAGCCATCAACCCCGGCAACTCCGGCGGGCCGATTTTGAATTCCAAAGGCGAAGTTATCGGCATAAACACCCTGATCCTCTCTCGTTCCGGCTCCAGCGCCGGGGTGGGCTTTGCCGTGCCCATCAACATCGCCAAGCGGGTGGTGCCCGTCCTGATAGAGAAAGGTGAATATCACCATTCCTGGCTGGGTATCTCTGGCACGGATGTTGCCCCGGCCATCGC
This window encodes:
- a CDS encoding S1C family serine protease; protein product: MADFVKNRYLLITVALVLALTLLVGNFLAPLSLPAGEKIASAIEATPTPNPLPLDLGGTEEEKLLTAIYRQVIASVVNITVVKRVEVAPGLPGFPPIPGLPSIPRSPEEFYQEGQGSGFVWDEQGHIVTNNHVVEEADTVEVIFWDDTVVRAEVVGTDPDSDLAVIKVDPAEVELHSVTLGDSDALAVGQMAIAIGNPFGQAGTMTHGIISALGRTFRPGGSPFAIPEMIQTDAAINPGNSGGPILNSKGEVIGINTLILSRSGSSAGVGFAVPINIAKRVVPVLIEKGEYHHSWLGISGTDVAPAIAELMNLPAGTRGALIIELSQGGPADRAGLRGSDKTAEINGRQVKIGGDVIIAIDDSPVRRMDDLIAYLVEETQPGQQVELTILREGEEQKVTLELGERPRRE